The following is a genomic window from Bacillus sp. FJAT-52991.
ATTAATGCTTGTAGCTATGGGGATTTTGTTAAACATCAGCAGGTATTCAAAGTATTAAAAAAAGAAGCCTTTTAAGGTTTCTTTTTTTTTGAAGGAAAAGGCATCAGGTAGTTAGATGATGACGTTTCCAATATTGTTTTTTCTTGGGTTTAAAGGATGGGAGGATTTCTTTGTCTTTTAAAGGATATTGATTGATTATCGCGAAATATTGATTTAAGATGAGAATGCGCTAATTACGATATAGCCCGTTTTTTAAGAAAGATAAATGTAACAATTAGATGAAAATTGCTACATTTTTTTTGATTTGTTTTCAATTGCACTAAAGCTATATTTATATAACAAGAAAATGTAGTATGATAGTAAAAGCTTTCAAGAAGTTATTTTTTGAAATATACCAATACTTGAAACGGCATATATTAATTTGAGGTGAAGATAGATGAAGATTGTTGTTAGTGGAGGGGGAACTGGAGGGCATATTTATCCAGCTCTTGCCCTTATTCGCATGATCAAGGAAAAACACCCTGAAACATCCTTTTTGTATATTGGAACAGAAGCGGGGTTGGAGTCTAAATTAGTCACGAGAGAAGATATCCCTTTTCGGACAATAGAAATCACTGGTTTTAAGCGATCTATATCGATGGAAAATGTAAAGACTGTGATGCGCTTTCTAAAAGGAGTTAGCGAGTGTAAGAAAATGTTGAGGGAATTTAAACCAGATGTTGTCATTGGTACAGGTGGCTATGTTTGTGGTCCTGTTGTGTATGCAGCTTCAAAACTGCGAATTCCAACGATTATTCATGAGCAAAATAGCGTACCTGGCTTAACGAATAAGTTTTTGAGTAAGTATGTCGACAAGATCGCTATTTGCTTTAAGGAAGCGGAAACATTTTTTCCAAAAGAAAAGGTTGTGCTGACAGGGAATCCTCGTGCATCAGAAGTGGCGAATGCCAAACCATCTGGAATTTTAAGCGAGTTTCATTTAACGAACGATAAGAAAACGGTGTTAATTTTTGGAGGGAGTCGGGGAGCACGTCCAATTAATGAAGCCGTCATTCAAGCGCTATCAACCCTTGCTGATCGAACATATCAAGTGCTTTATATTACGGGTGAAGTTCATTATAATCAAGTGAAATCTGAAATTGAGAAAGTAGGAAAGCCAGAAAATGTAGCGATTGCTCCGTTTATTTATAACATGCCTGAAGTGCTTGTTGAAAGTGATTTAGTCTTATCACGAGCAGGAGCAACGACTTTGGCCGAATTAACGGCATTAGGTGTACCGAGTATTCTTGTGCCAAGCCCTTATGTAACCAATAATCATCAAGAAAAAAATGCCCGTTCACTAACTGATCATCGAGCGGCCATCTTATTACACGAAAAGGATTTAACAGCAGAAACGTTAATCAAATATTTTGATGATGTATTATTAGATGAGAATGAATTGCAAATGATGAAACGAGCGGCTGAGGAGTTAGGAATCAAAGATGCATCCGATCGTCTCTACAAAGTGATGCTTCAATTGACAGGAAAAAGCTAGGAAGGAGCCTTGGCTAACATGCGAGCTAAAGTGAAGGCTTTCTCTAACTAATTCTCCTACGTATGATGATTGATACTTTGCGTGGTGACATTCAACATGGGCTGAGGCATGTCGCTTCTATATTTTATAAACAGTCCGTTTGTCGGGAGGAACAGGCATGGAAAAGGGAAAAATCATTTCAATTGAGGATCGAATTCCGAAGCTGAAAAAGCAGAGAAAACGAAAAACTAATCGGCGTCTCGTTAGCATCATTTCGCTCTTTTTTCTAATTGTGATTACCATCGTCTACTTTCAGTCTCCCCTCAGCCGGGTACAGCAAATTGATGTAATTGGCAACCATTTTTTATCTAAAGCTGAAGTGATCGAAAAGAGTGAGATTCATGAGGGCAGTAGCGTTTGGCGAGTAAACAAACAACAAGCAGCTGAACAATTAAAACGGGATCCAAAAATAAAAGAAGCAGCAGTTACTTTTTCCTTTCCAAACAAATTAGTGATTAAAGTAGAAGAGCAGGATAAGCTTGCCTATTTGTCAAAAGGAAAGAGTTTTTATCCAGTTTTGGATAATGGAACTGTGTTAAAAACAGCGCCAACGCAAACGTTAGATGAACTTCCAGTACTTCATGGATTTAAAGAGGGGAAAATGTTAGATAAGATGATGAAATCTTTAAGGGATTTGCCAGAGGAAATTACTAATTCAATTTCTGAGATTTATTATGACCCTAAAAAGACAGATTCCTATCATATTCAATTATTTATGAATGACGGATTTGAAGTATCAGCCTCGCTGAAGACATTTTCTGAAAAAATGGTGTATTATCCATCCATTGTCAGTCAATTAGACCCCAATATTAAAGGGGTTGTTGATATTGAAGTAGGCTCATACTTCAGAGCATATGATGCGAAAACGAGTGATCAAGAAGAACAGCCACTCCCTGATCAATAAAAATTTGAGATTCGAGTCTTTAAAAACAAAATTTTATTTGTTCTTCCCCTTTATTGAGCGAAGTTTGGCTTTTCTAGGTTTACATCTTAGTGTAGACTTGTAATTAACACATGCTCCTCTAAAGGGGCAGAATAAATCATTATGTTTTCTAAAATATAAAAATGGAAAAGACTGAAAAAAACATGAATATTAAAAGGGAATTTTGTTTAAAATGACGAATACTCTCTATATAAAAATGAATGATGAATGGTTATATTGTTGTTCGATCAATGAGTTTTTTGGGAGGTAAAGGAGGTGCCAAAGAATGAACAGCAATGAAATTTTAGTTAGCCTTGACATCGGTACATCCGCCATAAAGGTCATTATTGGAGAAATGGTTAATGATTCTTTAAATATTATCGGTGTTGGGAATGTGAAATCTAAAGGAATTCGCAAAGGTTCTGTAGTGGACATAGATGAAACTGTTCATTCCATTAAAAAGGCAATCGAACAGGCCGAGAGAATGGTTGGTATGGAAATTAAGCAGGTGATTGTAGGGATCGCCGGCAATCACGCGCTTTTGCATCCATGCAACGGTGTTGTAGCTGTATCAAGTGAAAATAGAGAAATAACAGATGAAGATATTATTAGAGTAATGGATGCTTCTCAAGTGATGTCCATTCCTCCTGATCGTGAAATCATTAATGTCATTCCTAAGCAATTTATTGTGGATGGTTTGGATGAAATTACAGATCCAAGAGGAATGATCGGAGTCCGTTTGGAGATGGAGGGTATTATTGTAACAGGGTCTAAAACATTTTTACATAATACATTGCGTTGTGTAGAACGAGCCGGTCTAGAAATTATGGATATTGTGTTTCAACCACTAGCTGCTGGGGAAATTGCTTTATCAAAGGATGAACAAAACCTCGGAACAGTTTTAGTGGATATCGGCGGAGGTTCCACAACGGTTTCCATCTTTAATCAGGGCTATTTAAAAGGAACGGTT
Proteins encoded in this region:
- the murG gene encoding undecaprenyldiphospho-muramoylpentapeptide beta-N-acetylglucosaminyltransferase, translated to MKIVVSGGGTGGHIYPALALIRMIKEKHPETSFLYIGTEAGLESKLVTREDIPFRTIEITGFKRSISMENVKTVMRFLKGVSECKKMLREFKPDVVIGTGGYVCGPVVYAASKLRIPTIIHEQNSVPGLTNKFLSKYVDKIAICFKEAETFFPKEKVVLTGNPRASEVANAKPSGILSEFHLTNDKKTVLIFGGSRGARPINEAVIQALSTLADRTYQVLYITGEVHYNQVKSEIEKVGKPENVAIAPFIYNMPEVLVESDLVLSRAGATTLAELTALGVPSILVPSPYVTNNHQEKNARSLTDHRAAILLHEKDLTAETLIKYFDDVLLDENELQMMKRAAEELGIKDASDRLYKVMLQLTGKS
- a CDS encoding cell division protein FtsQ/DivIB; translation: MEKGKIISIEDRIPKLKKQRKRKTNRRLVSIISLFFLIVITIVYFQSPLSRVQQIDVIGNHFLSKAEVIEKSEIHEGSSVWRVNKQQAAEQLKRDPKIKEAAVTFSFPNKLVIKVEEQDKLAYLSKGKSFYPVLDNGTVLKTAPTQTLDELPVLHGFKEGKMLDKMMKSLRDLPEEITNSISEIYYDPKKTDSYHIQLFMNDGFEVSASLKTFSEKMVYYPSIVSQLDPNIKGVVDIEVGSYFRAYDAKTSDQEEQPLPDQ
- the ftsA gene encoding cell division protein FtsA, producing the protein MNSNEILVSLDIGTSAIKVIIGEMVNDSLNIIGVGNVKSKGIRKGSVVDIDETVHSIKKAIEQAERMVGMEIKQVIVGIAGNHALLHPCNGVVAVSSENREITDEDIIRVMDASQVMSIPPDREIINVIPKQFIVDGLDEITDPRGMIGVRLEMEGIIVTGSKTFLHNTLRCVERAGLEIMDIVFQPLAAGEIALSKDEQNLGTVLVDIGGGSTTVSIFNQGYLKGTVVFPIGGDHITKDLSIGLRTSTEDAEQVKLTYGHAFYDLASEEEVFSVPIIGSDQHQQFNQLEISDIIEARLEEVFEMVIEELRHQGVHDVPGGFVLTGGTSATPGILDLAQDVFQNRVRVAIPDYIGVREPQYTAAVGLIKYAYKNARLQGRNVSTTLEPMTVTETRPKEVPQPKKVKPEKTEDQKLTSKVKKFFGYFFEE